Genomic DNA from Haloarcula marina:
CCGAGTCCTCTCGGCACTCGGAGCGAGCGGCGTCGAGAACGTGTACGCCGTCACCTCACCCCACGCACCCGCGACGCGTGCCCACCTCGATGTCCCGTGCATCGAGACGCCGGGCGAGGGCTACGTCGCGGACCTCGACGCGGCGCTGGCAGACGACCGCATCTCGACGCCGGTACTGACCGTCGCCGCGGACCTCCCGTTGCTCGACGGCGAGATACTCGACCGCGTGCTGGCCGCCTACGGGGGCGGGTCGCTGTCCGTACTGGTTCCCGCAGAACGCAAGCGGGAACTGGGCGTCAGCGACGACACGACCTACGAACGAGACGGCCGCGAGGTGGCTCCGACCGGTGTCAACGTCGTCGGCGACGAGGGCGACGACGCGTGGGTGTCGACGGACGCCCGACTCGCGGTCAACGTCAACACGCTGTCAGACGCGCGGGTCGCCGCCCGGCATTGCTGACCCGCGAAACCTTTTCCGCCCCAGTGGTCGTTGACGGCGTATGGACCCGGACACCATCGAGCAGTTTCGCGCCGAGTGTGGGGCCGGAACGGACGCGTCCGTCGACGCGGACGGTCGCGTCCCCCACGGCAGCAGCGACGACCCGGAACTGCTCGACTTCAGCGCCAACACGAATCCACGGGTCCCCGACGGCGCGGCGCGGGTCTACAGCAGTAGCTTCGCCGCCGCGAAATCGTACCCCGCCGACGACTACGCCGGGTTTCGCGCGGCCGCCGCCGACTTCGTCGGCTGTGAGCCACTCGAAATCGTGCCGACGGCCGGCGGTCTCGAAGCCATCCGCCTCGCCATCCAGACGACGGTGCGTGCGGGCGACGGCGTCCTCGTCCCGACGCCGAGTTTCGGTGAGTACGTCCGCGAGGTTCGGTTGCAGGGCGGGGACCCCACGCTCGTCGCCCACGACGAAATCCTCGATAGCGACCTGAGCGAGCACTCGCTGGCTATCGTCTGCAATCCCAACAACCCGACCGGCGAGTGTTACGACCCCGACGCGCTCCGGTCGTTCGCCGACCGGTGTTGGGCCGCCGGAACCACGCTCCTCGTCGACGAGGCCTTTCTCGGGTTCACGGACCAGCCCTCCATCGCGGGCCGCAACGGCGTCGTCGTCGCGCGCTCGCTGACGAAACTGTTCGGCCTGCCGGGCATCCGCACGGGCTACGCCGTCGCGTCCGAGCGAGCCTTGGAGCGCCTGACGACCGCCCGCCGCGCGTGGTCGATGAGCGGCCCCGCCGCGGCGCTGGGCGAGCACTGCTACGGACAGACCGAGTTCGTCGCGGAGACGCGCGGGCGGGTCGAGCGAGAGCGCTCGCGGATGCGCGCCCGTCTCGAAACGCGCTTCGACGTGTTTCCCTCTGACGCCCCGTTCCTCCTGTTCGAAGTGACCGACACGAGCGTCGACGACCTGCTCTCGACGGCGCGCAAGCACGGTATCGCGCTTCGCGACGCCCGCACGTTTCGGGGACTCGACAGCCACGTCCGCGTCGCCGTCCGCACCGCCGACCAGAACGACCGACTGTTGGAGGCGCTGGGTGTTTGAGACGACCCGACGGGCGGGTATCGTCCAGGCGCGTCGCGAGGGCGCGCGCTGGCTCTCCACGGCGTGGGACGGCGGCTACGTCGTCGCTGACGCCGTCTACAACGTCACCGTTCCGACGGGGTTCGAGCGAACCGACCTCGACGCCTACCGCGCGGAGCGACTCGACGCGGCGGGGTTTCCGGTCGGTCCGACCCTGTTGACCGGCCTCGACATGGCACACGCTCGCTGTGCCCACAGCGGGCCGGTGTCGGTGTTGGCGACGGCGGGCCTCTCGAATCCGGCGCGACTGCCGACCGGTGCGGTCGGAGAGGCGGCGGACCGGGACGCGCCGACGACCGCCGACTGGCGACCCGGAACGGTGAACCTCGTCGTCGGGGCCGACCGGGCGCTGGACGACGGGGCGCTCGCGACCCTGCTCGCGACGGCCGTCGAGGCGAAGGCGGCAACGCTCGCGGCCGCCGCCGACGTGCCCGGCACGACGTCCGACGCCGTCATCGTCGGGACGGCCCCGGACGCCGACCCTGCCGCGTTCGCCGGGAGCGCCACCGAGGTCGGGGCGGCGACGCGGGCCTGCGTCCGCGACGCCGTCCTCGCCAGCCTCGACTCGCGGTACGACGACGGGCCCCCCGACCCCGACGACGCGGAGTACGGCGTCGTCACCGACCGGCAAACGGATGTGCGCGTGCCCTGAAATCGTCGTATGGCCGACAACACCGCCGGTCCGACAGCGGAACCGATTACGCCGAGCGCCCCCGCGGAGTTCGGACTCACGCAGGTCTGGTGGGGCGACGGGAAGGGCAAGACGACGGCGTCGCTCGGCATGGCGACTCGCGCCGTCGGTCACGGCTACCGCGTCCATCTCCTCCAGTTCATGAAGGGCGGGACGGGGAGCGTAGAGGACGTGCGCGGCGAGTACAACGCCATCGCCGCCCTGCCCGGATTCTCTTACGAGAACGCGGGCCACTACGGCTGGCACGGGTTCATGGACGGCAGCGACGACGACGAGCACGCGGCCCGCGCGAAAGGGGCGTTGGAACGCGCCCGCGAGATTCTTGTCGCCAGCGGGGACGCGGACCTCTCCGCACCGCTCGACCCCGAGGGTCCGCCCGAGGCGGGCGTGAACATGCTCGTCTTGGACGAGATTCTGTACGCCGCCAACCGCGGACTGGTCGACCCCGAGGACGTCGTCTCGCTCGTCGAGTCGAAGCCAGACGACGTGGAACTCGTGCTCACCGGCGGCCACGAGCGACCCGACTACGTCTTCGAGTGCGCCGACCTCGTCAGCGAAGTCACGAAACACAAGCACCCGCTCGAATCGGGTCACCGCGCCCGGAAAGGCACGGAGTACTGACTCACTCCTCGGCGAGCAACGCGTCGAGAATCGCTTCGGCGGCCGCGACGTGGTCGTCGGCAACCTCGTCGCCAGTCTCCTCGACGTTGTCGAGTAAGTGCGGAATCTGCGCCACGCGTTCCCGTCTGACCGACGGGTCGAGGCCGTCGGTGAGGGCGTCCTTCGCGACTGCCTCCGCTTCGCCGAGCCACCTGCTCGCCGCCCGGTCGACCGGCCGTTCGCCCGTCGCGGCGAGGTGGTCGTACAGCGTCCCGAGTCGTTCGTGGTCCATGCGCGCGGCTACACGTGACCCGCTGAAAAAGCCGCCGACGAATCACTCATGGTCGTCGCGCTCCCACTCCCGGCAGATGGCGGACACCATCCTCGTCGCCGGAACCGCTTCACACGTGGGCAAAAGTACGGTCACGGCCGGTCTCTGCCGCGTGCTGGCCGATAGCGGTGTCTCGGTCGCGCCGTTCAAAGCCCAGAACATGAGCAACAACGCCCGCGCGACGCCGGGCGGCGAAATCGGCGTCTCGCAGTACGTCCAGGCCCGCGCCGCGCGGGTTCCGCCGACGACGGACCACAACCCCGTGCTGTTGAAACCGCGCGGCGAGGGCGAGTCGCAGTTGGTCGTCGACGGGACGGCCGTCGGTCACTTCGCCGCGGGCAACTACTTCGACACGCACTGGGAGAACGCGCGTGAGGCCGCCCGCGACGCCCACGAGCGACTGTCCGCGGCCCACGACGTCGTCGTCGCCGAGGGCGCGGGGTCGATAGCCGAAATCAACCTCCACCACCGGGACCTAGCCAACGTCGAGACGGCGCGGTTCGCGGACGCCGCTATCGTCCTCGTCGCGGACATCGAACGCGGGGGCGTGTTCGCCTCGCTGGTCGGGACGCTCGAACTCGTCCCCGAGGACATCCGCGAGCGAATCGTCGGCGCGGTCATCACGAAGTTCCGCGGCGACCGCTCCCTGCTGGCAGACGGCCTCGACGCGTTCGAGAATCGCACGGGCGTCCCGGTTCTGGGGGTGCTTCCCTACGACGACCCGGGCCTCCCGGAGGAGGACAGCGTTGCGCTCCCGCCGACCGGCAAACGAGCGGTCCACGGTGCGGACGACGGCGTCCCAGACGAGTCGAGCGTCACCGTCGCCGTCCCCCGACTCCCGCACATCTCGAACTTCACGGACTTGGAACCGCTGGCCAACGAACCCGGCGTCCGGGTCGCCTACGTTCCACTCGACGATTCGCTCGCCGAC
This window encodes:
- a CDS encoding NTP transferase domain-containing protein — encoded protein: MCGGRGTRLDSDVEKPLFRVGGVPMVDRVLSALGASGVENVYAVTSPHAPATRAHLDVPCIETPGEGYVADLDAALADDRISTPVLTVAADLPLLDGEILDRVLAAYGGGSLSVLVPAERKRELGVSDDTTYERDGREVAPTGVNVVGDEGDDAWVSTDARLAVNVNTLSDARVAARHC
- the cobD gene encoding threonine-phosphate decarboxylase CobD, producing MDPDTIEQFRAECGAGTDASVDADGRVPHGSSDDPELLDFSANTNPRVPDGAARVYSSSFAAAKSYPADDYAGFRAAAADFVGCEPLEIVPTAGGLEAIRLAIQTTVRAGDGVLVPTPSFGEYVREVRLQGGDPTLVAHDEILDSDLSEHSLAIVCNPNNPTGECYDPDALRSFADRCWAAGTTLLVDEAFLGFTDQPSIAGRNGVVVARSLTKLFGLPGIRTGYAVASERALERLTTARRAWSMSGPAAALGEHCYGQTEFVAETRGRVERERSRMRARLETRFDVFPSDAPFLLFEVTDTSVDDLLSTARKHGIALRDARTFRGLDSHVRVAVRTADQNDRLLEALGV
- a CDS encoding adenosylcobinamide amidohydrolase; amino-acid sequence: MFETTRRAGIVQARREGARWLSTAWDGGYVVADAVYNVTVPTGFERTDLDAYRAERLDAAGFPVGPTLLTGLDMAHARCAHSGPVSVLATAGLSNPARLPTGAVGEAADRDAPTTADWRPGTVNLVVGADRALDDGALATLLATAVEAKAATLAAAADVPGTTSDAVIVGTAPDADPAAFAGSATEVGAATRACVRDAVLASLDSRYDDGPPDPDDAEYGVVTDRQTDVRVP
- a CDS encoding cob(I)yrinic acid a,c-diamide adenosyltransferase; protein product: MADNTAGPTAEPITPSAPAEFGLTQVWWGDGKGKTTASLGMATRAVGHGYRVHLLQFMKGGTGSVEDVRGEYNAIAALPGFSYENAGHYGWHGFMDGSDDDEHAARAKGALERAREILVASGDADLSAPLDPEGPPEAGVNMLVLDEILYAANRGLVDPEDVVSLVESKPDDVELVLTGGHERPDYVFECADLVSEVTKHKHPLESGHRARKGTEY
- a CDS encoding cobyric acid synthase, whose protein sequence is MADTILVAGTASHVGKSTVTAGLCRVLADSGVSVAPFKAQNMSNNARATPGGEIGVSQYVQARAARVPPTTDHNPVLLKPRGEGESQLVVDGTAVGHFAAGNYFDTHWENAREAARDAHERLSAAHDVVVAEGAGSIAEINLHHRDLANVETARFADAAIVLVADIERGGVFASLVGTLELVPEDIRERIVGAVITKFRGDRSLLADGLDAFENRTGVPVLGVLPYDDPGLPEEDSVALPPTGKRAVHGADDGVPDESSVTVAVPRLPHISNFTDLEPLANEPGVRVAYVPLDDSLADADAVVLPGTKNTVDDLLALREAGFDAAVADFDGPVVGLCGGYQMLGEEITNASFEGIGDRDDIEGFGLLPIRTTFSAEKTVIHVERELRGVGPLDGADGTVEGYEIHTGDSTLTGDARRPFEGDGAATDSVFGTYLHDLFENRLARSAFVRNTFEATGKAPSARNSGDGADPFDSAAALVADYVDPGPLPVEW